From a single Miscanthus floridulus cultivar M001 chromosome 8, ASM1932011v1, whole genome shotgun sequence genomic region:
- the LOC136469034 gene encoding probable pectinesterase 8: MSAKINGAAAAAAFLLFYTHLYFPTTAHLYSSTTPLPGALVNLTTPSLPLYPLSVDSTSTHHQYGYKYNPLCDDFPPDFPPPDTPAVSIFCVDPNGCCEFTTVQAAVDAVPSHSSKRNVVWINRGIYFGKVTVPASKPNITFQGQGFDQTAIAWNDTAKSPNDTFYSASVSVFASGFIAKNISFIVTA; this comes from the exons ATGAGCGCCAAGATCAATggggcagcagcagctgctgcattTCTGCTCTTCTACACTCACCTCTACTTCCCAACCACTGCTCATCTCTACTCCTCAACCACTCCATTGCCTGGAGCCCTCGTTAATCTTACAACGCCTTCCCTTCCATTATACCCGCTTTCGGTTGATTCCACCTCTACCCATCATCAGTATGGCTATAAATACAACCCGCTATGCGACGATTTCCCACCCGATTTTCCCCCGCCCGACACACCAGCAGTGTCGATCTTCTGTGTCGACCCCAATGGCTGTTGTGAATTCACAACTGTGCAGGCGGCGGTCGATGCAGTTCCAAGCCACAGCAGCAAGAGGAATGTTGTGTGGATAAACAGGGGCATCTACTT TGGGAAAGTGACAGTCCCAGCTTCCAAGCCCAACATCACATTCCAAGGGCAGGGGTTTGACCAGACAGCGATTGCGTGGAACGATACTGCCAAGTCGCCGAACGACACGTTCTATAGCGCCTCAGTCTCTGTTTTCGCATCAGGATTCATTGCGAAGAACATAAGCTTCATTGTAACTGCCTAG
- the LOC136476351 gene encoding zinc transporter 4-like — protein MDAARARAPLPQPLAWLAVLLLLVLATTTPGRVGAASASTATTPASEAAAGCDCGGAAAAAIKEEDARGALRLKLVAVASILASGAAGVLVPLLGRSASALRPDGDVFFAVKAFAAGVILATGMVHILPAAFDALGGANKVGGGFPFAGLVAMCSAMVTMMVDSVAAGYYQRSHFKKARPVDDAATDGLHGAAPGGDEEGAAGHAGHVHVHTHATHGHAHGQAHDHGGHGHAGPPSPQDASSVAVSIRHRVISQVLELGILVHSVIIGVSLGASLRPSTIRPLVGALSFHQFFEGIGLGGCIVQAKFKARATVIMAIFFSLTAPMGIALGIAITSSYSKHSATALVVEGVFNAAAAGILIYMSLVDLLAADFSNPRLQTNMKLQLATYIALFLGAGLMSFLAKWA, from the exons ATGGACGCCGCGCGAGCTCGGGCTCCTCTTCCCCAGCCGCTGGCGTGGCTCGCCGTGCTACTGCTCCTCGTCCTGGCGACGACGACGCCCGGCCGGGTCGGCGCGGCATCGGCATCGACAGCGACGACGCCCGCGAGCGAGGCGGCCGCGGGGTGCgactgcggcggcgcggcggcggcggcgatcaaggAGGAGGACGCGCGCGGGGCGCTGCGGCTCAAGCTCGTGGCGGTGGCGTccatcctggcgtcgggcgcggCGGGGGTGCTGGTCCCGCTCCTGGGCCGCTCCGCCTCCGCGCTGCGCCCCGACGGGGACGTCTTCTTTGCCGTCAAGGCGTTCGCCGCGGGGGTCATCCTCGCCACCGGCATGGTGCACATCCTTCCCGCGGCCTTCGACGCGCTCGGCGGCGCCAACAAGGTCGGCGGCGGGTTCCCCTTCGCCGGCCTCGTCGCCATGTGCTCCGCCATGGTCACCATGATGGTCGACTCCGTCGCCGCGGGATACTACCAGCGCTCGCACTTCAAAAAGGCGCGCCCCGTAGATGACGCCGCCACCGACGGCCTGCACGGCGCGGCGCCCGGCGGGGACGAGGAGGGCGCCGCCGGGCACGCCGGCCACGTCCACGTGCACACGCACGCGACGCATGGCCACGCGCACGGCCAGGCCCACGATCACGGAGGACACGGCCACGCCGGCCCGCCCTCGCCTCAGGATGCCTCCTCCGTCGCCGTGTCCATCAGGCACAGGGTGATCTCTCAG gtTCTGGAGCTGGGAATCCTGGTGCACTCGGTGATCATCGGCGTGTCCCTGGGCGCCTCGCTGAGGCCGTCCACCATCAGGCCCCTCGTTGGAGCTCTCAGCTTCCACCAGTTCTTCGAGGGCATAGGCCTTGGCGGCTGCATTGTTCAG GCAAAGTTCAAGGCGAGAGCGACCGTGATCATGGCgatcttcttctccctcaccgcTCCCATGGGCATCGCGCTGGGGATCGCCATCACTTCCAGCTACAGCAAGCACAGCGCCACCGCTCTCGTGGTCGAAGGGGTCTTCAACGCAGCTGCAGCAGGGATTCTGATCTACATGTCGCTTGTAGATCTCCTAGCAGCAGATTTCAGCAACCCAAGGCTGCAAACAAACATGAAGCTTCAGCTGGCGACGTACATCGCCCTTTTCCTCGGCGCAGGGCTCATGTCATTTCTCGCCAAATGGGCGTAG